DNA sequence from the Labrus bergylta chromosome 13, fLabBer1.1, whole genome shotgun sequence genome:
CATGTGCATGCATTGACGGAAGTCAAAAAAGCGTTTTCCGATTTTTTTCCTGGTCCATGATTAACTTAATTTTTCCAGCTGGTGTGAAGTTGTCATGATAATGAGACGTTGCTTTCCtccaaaaatacattcaaagtgTATTTATCGTACTGTTTACTGCAGGGGCGGAGGTGGTTGTCTGTTGTCTGCGCTCTTGCTTGGGTTTGGCTGTGACCAGAGGGAATGGCTTCAAGATGGACTCCTTTTCTCCTTGTTTCAGGTCCATGGGTTTATCTAAGgacagagcaggaggaggagagatcaGCTCTTCACCCTCATCATCTGACTCACAGTCATGCACAGTTGCGATCCATCTGCTCTGGCCATCCTCACTGAGCAACTCAGTGGCCTGTTCCGTGCTGCGAGAAAGATCAGAATTTGCTTCTTGAGtctttaaagggaaaaaaaacccttgCCAGAATACTTCTTCTGAGACCAGGGGTACGCAGATGCTCAGAAACGTGCGCAAACACATTCACTCAAACACTTTTTGCACATAAAGTACACTTAAAAccaaacagagagaaaggagagcgATAGAAACAGGTGACAAAGTGAACAAAGACTCAGGAAGTCCAGGAAAGAGCTTTTGCCACAAGGCCAATGAGTTAAGCTGTATGTCAAGATGAACGCTGTTTTGTTAAGAAGTTAACACTTCTTATTCTATGAAAGCAATTTTCAAATTCTAAGATCTTTTCTTTTATTGGCGTAGTATTGCTTCAGACTGCATGGAGCACAGAGCTACACAGCAGAGACATTCTTGATGATGTGGAAATATGTGGGGTGTTAAAGTTAATTAAGTTTCATGTTGGactaaaatcaaaaaaagtgcgTACAAGGCATTAAGGATTGTGCTGAGAAAGGAAGCACAGGAAGCATAGCAAATGAGATAGACATTTTTtcacacagaagaaaagaaaaacaagtgtttaCATGGCAAGCAGGTCCTCTTTTTTCTCAGATTTGTTAATCGTTTTGGTAAGATGCTAAAAAGAAAACCTCAAGCAATGCTAATTCTCTCCGTTGCTGCTTAGTGTCATAATAACAATCCCATCCTTTGGCGTCCAATACCAATGCATTGTATCCCCACTGTCTAACTCAGGCATATGTCTGTGTCAACATCGATGAAACGTtgctaaatatatttttcatacTCTTTGACTACAATACATCAAAACGTTAGCCGAGGTGTTGGTGACGTTAAAAGTTTTCTGCATCTAAGGAAAGGCATGAAGACAAAAGTTGGAGAAACCACCGGCTTGAAAGTTTGGTCTCGCTCTTTTGTGCGTAACTACAACATACAGGTATTAAGGTGCAGCAGTGCCAGTGGTCAGTGCAGCCATTGCTGTTCACTGTTCCTCACCATGGTCACTGGGTTTCCCCACCAGGTTGGGTGTCTTGTTGACAGGAATAGATGGACGCTGAACTGCAGAGAAATCTGGGAAACAAGAGTCATTTTTTAGTCAAAAACCACATTGAAACAGAGCAGGTGGTCAGTTCTAAGGAGggaataaaaactgaaaacaagtgTTGTTGGTTATTTTAATAATGCAATAGGGAAAAAGGAATGTCAAGTTTATAGGTTCAAAGACTGGGAGACATTAAGCAGAGAGAGGACTTCAGACTTGTACTGTgttctgaaaaatgaaaataaaaacacaggctTAATACAAACAACAATAAAGCACATAAAAGCCAAGCAGATTGCATGTTAATTCTTTATGAAGTGCTGCCATAGAGAACCACCACCGTCTATGACTAATGAAAACCATGACAGTGTTTAACAACCTTGAAACCATTAAGTCGTGCTTTTAACCACTCACCCAAGATCCCCCAAAGAAAAACTCAGGAATTTTAAAATCCTTGTTGAATCTGAATCAGGAAATTAAGGGAGAAGGGCCAATATTTTGTAAATAGGATTTTGACCCCCTTCTGTGATTAACTAATTTGGACCAAATGCACTTTGACAACCAAGCATTGTACAAAATCCCTGAACCCCAGAGAAATTAAAGATCAAGCCAAGCCATCATAGGAAACTCAAATCAGTTTGACTCTAGACTTGTTTAATGAACACAAGGGACTGATTAGATTTAGTGAAGTGGAGAAGTGATCACAAAGACTAACAAGTCTTCTCAATGAAAACACAATGGATACAGTGCAAGTTGTGAAACTCAGATGTGTTAACATGAAGGTTCTGCTACGATTTAGTGTGGTTAAAGAAGTGTATCCTAAAACCTTGTTATGATATCTTAGAGGAGGCTGAAAAGCTTCGGGAGGCTTGACACATGGAAATGTTGTACATCTGAATTGTTTTGAGATCATCCATTTAACTGTAGTGATTCACCTCCAGAGCATCCACTCCCTTTGCCATTTGTCGTTTCTTATCTCAGAGATTCATCAAGGGGGTCCTTCTGTTGacaacattttgtaatttttcaATTGTTTGGGCCAAAACATGGCAGAAACATTTCTCCTGGATTTGTTTCCTCCCTGAAGCTGACCTCCTGCTGGTCGGCATAAATCAGTGATCTCTGGCATCTTCTACCAAGAGAAAGGAGCTGAGGCCATACAAGCGGAAACATCTGCCAACAAGTCACTGATTAACTCTAAAAATACGATCTAGGAGTATCTCCTTAACTAAATGCCTGTCTCAAGATATACTGTACAAATAAACAGGGATGTGCTATGACACAAAAGCTCAACCTAATATTTGGTCATTCTGTGGAAACTAGTAGTGCTGCCTGATCCGATGTAGCTGAGTATTCGATGACTCGATCGTCAGGGCCAGGATAATTCCATTCCAGCTACTGTATATGGGGTGTTTAATGTCTAATTTAACatagatttgtctgttttatccAAATAATTAATGACTCATAGCCTATCTTGGTATAAATATCACCTTATTAATGCTTAATGCAGTTCTGAAAACCACTCATACTTTAAATCAATCAGTATTGATAGAAGCTACATATCCATGTTTAGagaatttcattggctacaagaGATTTCAGAAATTGGCACGGTTGCGTTCAACTGGTCATCAGAACAGGAGGATGCACctccttttaaaaaaggttCTCATTGGCAGTTATACGCCGCCATCTAGTGTCATGAAAAGGTCAGCGGAATAGCGGCGGTTTTTAACAGTTCCGTGGATCGTTATGGATTTAActtgtttggattaaatcttttgCTGGATTTAAATCGTGGGGACTCAGTTTGgtggattattatgatcaggatagTTCAGTATATATTTAAGTGCTATGTTCAAAGACGATGTTTGTTTGTCCCTGGTCTGACCTGCACAGATggtggtcagtgtgtgtgcctgctgtATTGGTTATAAGTTCACTTTAATGCAGActtaaaaaatgcagaaaaactatGTTCTATCATAGAATTAAATGTTATTCCAAGATTAGAAGGCAAATAGTTTAAAGATGTGGTTAAACTCAAATGACAAAAAGGATCAATgagcacaaaaaacaacaaaactttcGACTGTCTAAAGTTTTATACTATAGGTTTACACTGTCGGATGCAGCCGCGGGTCGTGGGTGTATCATAATGCCGTCCTAATTGGTTCATTTTTGGACTGATTTGTTAAATTAGTAAATGAGCATATTTCACAAGTATTTTCCATATTGACAAAGTGAATCCATTGCTTCTGGGGTCAGGACTGCACACTGTGCCCACCTGACAGCTCATAAGAGTTAACTCATGCTTAACTGGGCGGGCATTGGGTTGTAATGTGATAAGATCTGAGGTCAACAACATCCATGTCAACTATGTGTCTACGATCTATATGATATGATCTGTTTGGAGTGCTTCAGTTTCTACAGCAGGTGTTTTTGGTTTGTGGTCCATAATACATCCTTCAAACAGCAGATCAAATTTCTCAAGTGCGAAAGCCCCAGACTCACATCTGTAATGTTAAACAGAAGCAGTGGTGTGAGCCCTGGTTGCGGTTGAAAACTATTTTTTGGAAAAatagtaaaagaaataaataaaaacacatgcaacaacaggatatttatttatagtctaatataaataataataataataataataataataataataataatataaaatattccAACCTAAACTACATACTGGTGTCTCAAATCACTGTGGTCATTGTTGACTTAGACTCAAACTCGAGCACTGACTGCATTCGGACTCGGAAGATGGTGAGGATGACTCTCCAACTCTCATATTTCTTGATAAAgactgttttattgtttatgtgAGAACATTTTTTGTATAAAGCCCTGATGATTTCTTCAGTTTCGAGTGAAGGCTGGAATGTGTGTTCACCTCAATCCAACTATTCAACTGACAGAGGTTTCTGTTTTTGCAACACATTTGTAGATGGACAGTGTCCTTGTTATACCTAAAGTCCACTATATAAAGAGCTTGTAATCCATTACAGTTATTGTAGAGAGTTATTGTAAACTGAGCTCtaaaaaatgttgcaaacacgctctcaaaacaaacacaaaggctgAGTACTATTTTGTTTAAGAAGTAATAATGTTTTGTGGGGTTATCACTCAGTGCATGGGGTCAGGAAGGTGAACTACACCTATGACTTTTAAGATAACTGTCATTACCAGCTTTCTTCTTAGATGTATGTTCATGGTGGTAGGCAAAATGACTATTTTTGCCTTAGAGTTGCTTCAAGAGAGCCTTGTGACTCCTTGAAGACCTCTGAAACTTTCCAAGTTTCCAGAAATAACACACACCAGCTGTGACATGGGACTGAAGCACAACCTCTCTTCACAACTCCAAACAACAAGGAGTGAGCACAGCGTCACCATTAATACATGTGGTCTAGACGTGGTTTGTATTACTGCTTAAGATGGATTTAATTACTCAAATTAACTGAGCCTGCTTGGCGGAACGGAAAAAATGTAACCCACCAAAAGAAGGGAAAAGACACATCCACCTTTTTGAGTACAAGAATGCTAAAGCTCTTCTTAAACTAATACAAACCACCTCATGATTACAGTTCCATATGTGCAGGTGACTAAACAATATGAAGGTCTAGGTATTGCCAAATTAAGAATTCTCTAACGCTTCAGTCTCAGTCGAGGTTAAGTTGcagggatttttgtttttgataatGCAAATGCAAAAAGTCACACTGACAAACAAGTTCAAAATTATGAGAAGATTGTGGCAGAAGCAAAGATCAGTTTGGCCATGTGGGATGGACACACCAGTGCCTCTTTGGTTAGTGAGTGAGGAACACTGAAAGGCAATTATCTTGGTTTGTCTTTACCAGGTTTCTCTCTTGGCCACACCGCAGGTTTAGCAAGAGCATTGCCCCTGTGATGCGCTCCACCGACtgctgaaagaagaaaaaggtctattataaaatgttttgtgtcttgTTACAAACAGCCAAACAAGAGGTCAAAAAAGGCTTTGTCTTTCTTACTCGTTGTTTTCTTCAAGTCTAACATCAGTGGTAATAAAGctggaaatgtgtttgtgtttgtaaccTAGTTCGACAGATGTTCAGGATATACACATGGAATTGCTATGACTTCAAACAATATATAatattgtttgacattttaattctCTGCACTTCTGAAACTCTTTCCGGAATATGTGCTGCATTTGAtggagatagggagagagagagtgtgcttGGCTGTGGTGTCTGTTCTGTCTGCACAGTGCTTGGCTTGGCTGGTGTAAAATGTGGTGTGTCCTGGCCAGTGCTATGGCCAGACTTCCCACCCGGCCAGTGAGCGGGCCCGTAAATCATGTTAACGATCCCGACCCCAGAGACACCACTGCTGCTCGTGGTAAAGCTGTGAAATACACACCGCGCACATGTGGCAGAGCGGTGAGAACATATGGATGTTAAGAGGCAGTGTTTGGCAGCCTAGGTTTATCAGTTGGGGGCCGTCCCTCCAAAACAAAAGATGAGTTAAAGCAGAAGATTGAAAAAGTCTGGTAGAAAGGAACAATTGTCCAAACATCTACTTCATACATTTAAGCAAAGATCTTGCTCTAAACCAAAAGACagtttgtttgtcttcagtAGATGCACGGCTGCAGCAGGAACGTAAGAAGATGCTGAAAGGAGAGTATTACTGAAGACaagagaggatgagagaaaGGAAAGTGAGTAATCGATTACCACCAGGTGAGCTGGAGCTTTGAGAGGAGGGGAATTTCTTGGATGGAGAAAATGGTCGGACACTTTTATGATTGGAATTTGGAGGAACCCCGCTGCGAGACTGAGTGCTGTTTCTTCCTGCTGGAGCAACTGATGAGCTAATAGGAGATTGAGGAACTTCTGCAATGGATGATTTGACGAAACCAGTACCTAGATCAGCAGAAAGGCAATTAATGAGTTTAGGGGAAATCAACGTTTGAGCATGACATCTTTACCTAGATGAAATCAATGAAAAGCACATTAGTGAAAACAATGAAGATTGGACAATGAATGAAATAGAGAGGCACAGATGAGAGACTGGAGAGCTAGCAAGACGGGACTGGTTGTAAGTGGGCAAAGGTGAGGTGAGTGTGCTGGTCTGAAAATGGAGGCACACATAGAGAAAGAAACAATGAAGGGTGGGTTGTGTGGCGTGGTAGGATAGAGATGGTGATGAGGAAGCAGTGATATCATCCAATGGTTGGAGGGACAACTGGGTTTCACGTGACTTTACGGAAGCAGAGATGGTGATGGGACAAACTTGTGGTGTTTACCCTGATTATTACTACCAGCCTTCTCTGTAGCCAGGGCAGGTCTTGGTAGAGGCTTGCCCTCTTCTGGTGGACTAGGAGCTGTATGAAAGAAAACTCACTATTTATCTATATACTATTATAATCAGATAGTACTGCATTTACATGATTATATTATTAACTTTTAAAGGGGGCATATCCTACCCTTATTTGTTGAAATGCAAGGAGATAATTGTTAGGTAAAATCCTTGCAGGGTGGGTAAGGGTATTTGCTTTAATCAGGATATCCTTAAAAATATCTTACATCAGACAAAGCTGAACTATGACTAGGGCTGTCGCGGTAAAGAAATTCCCCATGCAGTGATTCAATAGACCTATCACACAATCcctttttttatctatttagcACATTTTTTTGTGAATCAGTGGCTGACAACTTAACTTTAAACCTGTACAGTACAATTTGTCTTTAGAATATATGAACTAGAATACATTATGCAAtaagagtgtgtgagagagagagagcaagagctGATAGGCTGCACGGACATTAACATCATCCAGACCCCACTGAGCGCACACATTTATAATCTGTGTGAGCGAATTTCCAGTGCAAATTTCTGCACACAGTTTAGGAAACCTTCCCCACAGATTAGAAATTTGTGAGCACTGATTTGCAAACCTTTGGCGCAGATTTGCAAACAGCTTTTAAGTCTTTTCTTCcgtgcaacacaacaaaactcccATTTAAATGTTGCCCTTGCAACTCTGTTATCACAGCAGGTGAGCCTTATGTAGAGAGTCTTGTTatcaagacacaacaaaaccacCTACCAAGAGTAGAATCGCTTCACCATCAGTGAGAGAGATGGTAGATGCCAGTTTTGACATTAAGTAAACTAATCCTGTCATTATGTATTCTGTAGCCAAATCGTACTATACAGGTTTTAAAAACGCTGTGTGCTTTTTTAGTAGGCAAAAGGCCAAGGAAGATATGATTCTTGCTGCCGTGACGGTGCTTTGTTTCAACACCAGGATCaaagatcaaataaacaaaagtcacaattttaaaaaataacttgtggCCAAGATACTATTTGTTATGTGAGACCAAAAATGTTATGCATTTGTTGTTCATAGGGACCTTTTTGTCGCAGATTTTACAAATTGCTTCGTCTAAATTAGCtggttttcctttttcatttggcTAAAGGCCGAACTGTTCCCGAAGTGCAAAATTATTTTCGGTTTAGGTACCAGTGCAGTTACCATTGTTTCCGTCTGAACATGATGAGGGGTGAGGTAACTTCACGTGCAGTTGTCACAGTGGCCTCACATGCTCCGAAGTTGACTTGTTAATATCATGGTAATTCATTTTTGTGGTTACCGCGACAGCCCTAACTTTTCTTAGAATACCCAATATAATATAATGGAAATGTAACTCAAATGCCCCTTTTAAAGTGAAATTTTAGATGAGGTCTCAATACTTGATGTGTGGATTGCGGATGGCAAAAGGTAGGGTCTTTACCCGTAGCAACAGCCTGCCTTGGTGTGACGTTGGAGGTATCAGAGTAGCTCCTGGACTGAGTCTCAAACTGAAGCCCTGGTTGAGATTGTTGTTGGGACCTAGATGTAGGTTGTGGCTTGGGTAGAGGATCAAGTTGGGACTTAGACTGAGCCTTTGGTAGAGGTAGAGGCTTAAGAAGATGTTTAGAATGAGGTGCAGGTTGGGTTTGGGTCTTAATAGGATATTGTGATTCTGGCAACTGTTTATtatttgtgtgagtttgtttgaCCCTCGTTTGGTTCTTTGGTTGAGGATGTGGTTGAAGCTTTCGTTTATTTAGTTGAGGTGATGGTTGAGGCTTGGATTGGCTCTTTGGTTTAGGCTGTGTTTTAGGCTTAGTTTTGTCCCAGGTTTGAAGGTTTGTTTTGGGCTTGGGATGCTTCTTTGACTGCTGCTTAGTTGTTCCTTCAGTCTCAGGTCTTCTTTTTAGTTGAGGCTGTGGGTTAATCGTTGGTTGTGTGTCGATTTGAGGCTGAACTGTGGAGTAAGATTTTGCTTGATGTTGGGGTTTGACATTAATCTTCAGTAGTGCTGGTTGGGTCTGAGGTATGTGCTGAAGTGTTGGTTGATTTGTCAGTAGGTGTGTCATAATTGTGGGATGGGTTATTGTTTGAACCCTGTCCGGTGTCATGGTCTTAGCAGGtggttgtgtttgaaaatgGACCTGATGTTTTAGCTGGAGTTTTGGTTGAAGTTTGTGTTCAGTTGGGAGCTGCATTGTAGTTTTAGGCTTTGATTGGAAATAGGGTTTTGTGTGAGCCGCTGAAGTAGGAAGGGTATGGAGATTGGGATGAGGTGTTTGATGGGTCTTTGGTTGGATCTGCGGTTTGTGGTGGGAGGTTTGTTGAGGATGTGGTTGTGATACGGTATGTGGTATGGTTTGGGATGTTGTGTGGGGTTTTGGTTTGATCTGGAGAACAGATTTGGATGCTGGAGGGGGTTGTGATTGAGGAATGTGCCGTAAAATGGGTTGAGATGTTGCTTGGGGTTTGGACTGGGGTATGGACTTGCATGTTGGTTGGGGTTTTGGCTTGGTCGGATTTATGGGCATGGATTCTGGTTGTGATTGAGTTTGCATTATCGGTTGGGATGTTGGTTGGAGTTTTGGCTTGGTCTGGGGTATGGGCTTGGAGATTGGATGGAGTTTTGGTTGGGGTTGAGTTTGTAGTATGGGTTGGGATGTTCGTTGAGTATTTCGCTTGGTCTGGGGTATGGGCTTGGTGGTTGGATGGAATTTTGGTTGGGGTTGGGTCTGTAGAATTGGTTGGGATGTTGGTTGGAGTTTTGGCTTGGTCTGGGGTATGGGCTTGGTGGTTGTATGGAATTTTGGTTGTGGTTGGGTCTGTAGAATGGGTTGGGATGTTGGTTGGGGGTTTGGCCTGGTCTGGGGTATGGGACTGGAGCCTGGGTGGAGTTTTGGTTGGGGTTGAGTTTGTAGTATGGGTTGGGATGTTCGTTGAGTATTCCGCTTGGTCTGGGGTATGGGCTTGGTGGTTGTATGGAATTTTGGTTGTGGTTGGGTCTGTAGAGTGGGTTGGGATGCTGGTTGGGGATGCATCTCTGCTATGGGATTGGAAGCTGGTTTGATTTGTGGTAGGGGTTGGGTGTCAGATGTGTTCTGGAATGTTGGTTGGGAATGTGGTTTTGTCTGAGGTCTGGACTGGGATGTTTGTTCAGGTTGCATTTTTGGTTGGGTTTGGGGTATGGACTGTGATGTTTGTGAAGGATGTGGTTGAGGCTGGGCCTTGGCCCAGTTCTTAATTTGAGTGTTAGGGGTTTGGGGCTTTGATTGTTGATGCTCTggctgaggctgaggctgagggTTTGCTTGAGTTTCTGGATTCTCCACATTTTCCTGGGGGGCTGGCAAGGGAGCTAACGGGATTTCCAgggaaggaggaaaaagagatcTGGATTGGTCTCCTCCTGTTGGattttgtgagagagagaaaatatggGAGTAAAGCCACAACATTGTGGTGTTATATTATTTCAGGTATCATTTTCAGgatgcaggatttttttttacgaaataaaacaaaatattattaTAGTTTctagaaaatgatgaaagtaacggccaacttccaccagatgtgTGCCGGTCTGTCTCCGCTCTGGGCGGCAGGGGAGGTGAtaggttttcattttattcaatgtgtgtgctttcaCTGGGTGCGCtgcgctgcgtctcagctccgtcTGAGCTCCAGCAGTCCGGTGCCCTCCGCAGCAGATACATAGGTTTCTATTTTTGCCGGAGCCCGtcgcatcaatttagcacagaaaaaaacaagtgggatgggaagtcagacaccgatgcaacattaaaacatctggttaattttaaaaataaaacactccgttttaacggttcagaaaaatgaccgtgtgtgtgtttgtttatgtgtttattaggtttatatagagttttataccacattcATCATATTATCTCGCACTGCCGCGAGTTAGTTTGTTAAATTATCGCGGGAATTCCTTTATCTCGGCACTCCAGCTGAcggctgtgctctccgtgctgcagACGGAGAACGCAGCCGGTGGATGTTGACGGATAAGGGTGCACAGAGCCAAAACGgaccggagcggacacgcaatgcacacgtatctggtggaagttcagTGTCAGACATAAAAGCAGCCAGGGAACAGCTGACATTTAGATCCGATGGAGTGCCAACAGCTTTTGGCCTGAGAACTCACAGAGCTAATCTGGACTAAAGCAAAAGTTACACAATAGCTTCTGCCTGGCACTTGTCTCCAATTTCAAAGGAAGACAGACCATATGGAGGTCTTTGCAGTGTAACAGCCGTGTTactacagacagacacagctaCCAGGTCCAGGATGCCTGAGAGCGAAGGCCACTGAAATCCATTTGCTGTGCCTTTAAGAAGCTATGACACATTAGAGATTAAAAGTTGCTGGTTGATTGTTTTCTGTAGCCTTTCTATAGACCAAATTAAATTGATTGTTCAATCTGATCAAAAGTTATCCTCAGTGAAACAGAataaaagagacaggaaataggAAGTCGGAAAAAGGGAGAGTGACATTTATTTACTGTAGCGTTGTTTTGTAAGAAGACCAcctgcaaataaaaaagaaattatGAATGTTTACTGAGGGGACATAAAgaatacagtaaaaaaagaagaaaggtaGAACATGAAAATTCTGCTTGGGTTCCTGCTGGAGAGAATTACATTTTTGGTTCATGCAGTTTTGTCATGCAGACTTCACACCAGTGCCTATACTGCATTGAAAGCAAAAGTCTAAGCTTTGTGATGAGctaaaatagagaaaaaaaatattattgcAAAATGAGTATTGAAGGGTATGATATATTAATATAGTGTGTATGCACTGTTCCCAAACTCAGTTGCAATATTGTGTCATTTACATGACACAGCCAGATACAGGGACAGTTTGATACAGCGTCTTTCTGAGATATGAAATGAAGGTTTTCACTGAGCAATTTGAAGGATTTATGAATCCTTCCAAGATTAGTCACATTGCTAAAATGCCATGCAGCTAAGGCCACCTATCTTACTGTCACTACAACCCAATCAGCTGACACCATGGGCTTCCTCTGGAAAGTCTAGCTTCTGTACTGACACAGAGCATGCTGCTCTTGCTCATGCAGCTCATTACAAGGACATTGTGAAGCACTGACAGCATCTCAGTTATTGAAGGCCAAGTTTATGACTGCATACAGCCACAGTAAGAGCCATGAAGCTTTTTTATAAACTAACCGTGATTGTCTTTTTTACCGATAGGCAGTGTGGTGACCACAGGTAGTTTGGGTCCAGGGGTTGACAGAGATTCCTGCCTAGTAGTTGTGGTTGGAGCTGAGAAATATAATGTGCATTAGAAGACCAGGAGACACGTTTTAATTGTATATGTCCTGTGAAATGAACAGAAAAACCTGCTGAACAATAAAGAGGAGCCAAGATCTGCAGGATAGTAATAGAGAAGTCATGTAGAATAGGTCAGGAATAAGGACAAGAGTTTTTGTCTGACTTCTTAATCCAGTTTTAGGTCAGAAATTGAATTACCAAGAGTTGTCTTTGGAGACATTTCCCTGATGAGTGTTACTCTGCTCTTGGTCCTGTTATGGGGAACTGACAAGAACATAGGAAGAAAGATTTAAGTCAGAGTCACACAGTAAACAAGTTCAAAATATGCTGAAAAAAAGCGTCATGTTAGGGAATAATCTTCTTGCAAACTAAAGTAACTGTAAAATAATTCTGGCTTCTATCCCAGTACAAATAACTGGTATCTCAGGCTGTTTGACCTCATGGAAGCTGTGGACACAAGCTGTAAACATAGCAATAACATGACCTGAATATGGAATGGGGAATACATGTTATTATACCCCTGCGGGtaatattcattatttttagcCAGTTTTGGATCACCAACTGACAAAGGTAACATCTGGTACTTTAACTTCTATAATATGTTAGCCAGCTAGTCGTTAACTTATTCTGCCTGCTGTAAGTTGCACGGTTAGTAGTGTACTTTGGTTTTTTGGAGCTAAGCCAATGAAATAAGCAAAAACATGGGCTGAGTGATGTTCTAGTTGCTGTTAGAAGTGTTCTGTTCAGACGTCAAAGTAGACTAAGGTCCTTCAGTAGAGCTAGAATGGATGTAAGATTGACTATAGTACGTTTTGTATATTGGCCGAGAGCTGTGTACACTCACAAATGTAATTGTCACGCTATGCAACTACATAGAATTGTCACACTAGTGCCCTGATTTTCATGTCTACCCGTGAGTTAAATATATTCAACTTCAGCAACAAATTTGACAGCCAATCAGCATTGACAGAAGATGATAACGTCAGGAATGGAGGAGAATGTAATCATTGCAGCCTCGTGCTTCTGTAGCagtaaaatcagatttttttttaacagagataGCGCTTAACAGTGACCATCCACTTTTACGGTAGCTCTGGTTCCGTAAGTAAATTTCCCCAATCAAATCCTCCCTTGATTTTTCACAAATCTTTATATCAAGAGACTGGGGCCTGTAACCAAAacaaccagctaccccaataCTCCTGACTACAATACATTTCTTTCGGCACCAAAACGGCATTAAAAAAACCGAAGAAGAGGCAAAGGTACAAGATGTGTACACCAAGTTATCTAGCATAACGGCAGTTACCACAACCGTAGCTTGCTATTGTAAATGGGGTCTCCTGGGATTCATTTAAGGGGCAGCATGTGGGTCATTTGGAACTAAATTTTCAGGTTTCCAATGCAAAATATGTGAACATAGGAGCAGATAATTAATGCTCGTAAGTGGTCAGCTAAAGAAGTTTCTGGTGTCACTTGGAGTAGATTCTCCTTTTGCCAAAACTTTCATGTAATTTGCTTCAAAATCATTTCTGATCAAccttatacatttttttagggGTTTTGGGTAACATTGTGTCTATTGATACTGATTGGAAATTCTTTTCCATCTCCATCATGGTCAAAGTTTGAAAACATCTGAACCATACTTGGGACCTGCAATAAaccatcaaagaaaaaaattctgaatttaaa
Encoded proteins:
- the LOC109996896 gene encoding target of Nesh-SH3 isoform X5 → MMGMQQRSHSFLVLLLIVFIFGIALSGPSMPRRSRVRRQNMKVRINATGDTIVMKFLRPNSDTKLEGYILGYGSSMFSKQFIQLPENGQLYETEFDAEPKYLIAVQPIPTNDVKKQCTGKVELEKPLHLVIGSVTPTSVLLSWGTLLKTPYEGNVMKDCVEDGHYTVRYRERNRKWNYQTCPTSDTVIDHLKPNAVYEFGVQPNSKDGTGVWSKPVIHNISSGGIEEKAIRKIFKRPVPPVKPLTTDQLPFPFAPRHVPHNRTKSRVTLIREMSPKTTLGGDQSRSLFPPSLEIPLAPLPAPQENVENPETQANPQPQPQPEHQQSKPQTPNTQIKNWAKAQPQPHPSQTSQSIPQTQPKMQPEQTSQSRPQTKPHSQPTFQNTSDTQPLPQIKPASNPIAEMHPQPASQPTLQTQPQPKFHTTTKPIPQTKRNTQRTSQPILQTQPQPKLHPGSSPIPQTRPNPQPTSQPILQTQPQPKFHTTTKPIPQTKPKLQPTSQPILQTQPQPKFHPTTKPIPQTKRNTQRTSQPILQTQPQPKLHPISKPIPQTKPKLQPTSQPIMQTQSQPESMPINPTKPKPQPTCKSIPQSKPQATSQPILRHIPQSQPPPASKSVLQIKPKPHTTSQTIPHTVSQPHPQQTSHHKPQIQPKTHQTPHPNLHTLPTSAAHTKPYFQSKPKTTMQLPTEHKLQPKLQLKHQVHFQTQPPAKTMTPDRVQTITHPTIMTHLLTNQPTLQHIPQTQPALLKINVKPQHQAKSYSTVQPQIDTQPTINPQPQLKRRPETEGTTKQQSKKHPKPKTNLQTWDKTKPKTQPKPKSQSKPQPSPQLNKRKLQPHPQPKNQTRVKQTHTNNKQLPESQYPIKTQTQPAPHSKHLLKPLPLPKAQSKSQLDPLPKPQPTSRSQQQSQPGLQFETQSRSYSDTSNVTPRQAVATAPSPPEEGKPLPRPALATEKAGSNNQGTGFVKSSIAEVPQSPISSSVAPAGRNSTQSRSGVPPNSNHKSVRPFSPSKKFPSSQSSSSPGAVGGAHHRGNALAKPAVWPREKPVQRPSIPVNKTPNLVGKPSDHDKPMDLKQGEKESILKPFPLVTAKPKQERRQQTTTSAPAVNSSRFDINENSSIFRPMPASEVDIMGKKRFVAPHVIYKTDKKPDEPCSITSSLAYFPDEEGADQNVTGPPRVPPSNLTVVTVEGCPSFVILDWQKSDNETREYDVISTTKGPNGEEVSILTTNQTHTAVENLKPESSYEFTVTPRNELGTGPSSDPVSFNTESADPRVSENVSGKDAIWTQFPFKTDSYSECNGKQYVKRTWYRKFVGIQLCNSLRYKIYLSDSLNGKFYNIGDQTGHGEDHCQFVDSFLDGRTGTQMFADQLPSRPGFYRALRQEPVHFGEIGGKSHVTYVGWYECGTPIPGKW